AGGCACGGTCCGACGGTCCGCAAACTCGCGGAACGCGTCCGCCGGCAAGTGCAAGGCATGGTCCACGAGCTGCTCGTGGAGCGGGAATCGATCTTCTGAGGCAGGGGTTCGGGGGTTCGAGGGTTCAAGGGTCGTAAGACTTCGGCCCTCGAACCCTTGATCCCTCAATGTCAGCGGGTCACTTCTTCTTCGATGCGTGCGGCCTTGCCTGACAGTTTCCGCAGGTAGTACAGCTTGGCCCGGCGCACCACGCCGCGGGTGACCACGTCGATCTTTTCGAGACGGGGCGAATGCAGCGGAAAGGTCCGCTCCACGCCGATGCCGTACGAGGTCTTTCGCACCGTGAAGCTGGCTCGGTTGGCCCCCCGGCTCTTGCGCAGCACGACGCCTTCGAATACCTGGATCCGTTCCTTCTCGCCCTCGATGACCTTGACGTGGACACGGACGGTGTCGCCGGGCTTGAACTGAGGAACACCGGCTTTCAGCTGCTCGCTTTCGATCTTGTCGATCGGGTTCATGGCGCTCCCTCGCAGGACTGGATTTTCGCTGAGGAAGGCCTTTCATAGCCGGTGCCACGCAGTCGGTCAAGGATGACGGCAGCGGCCGCGCGGACCGACAGGTGGTTGTAATCGGTGGGGCCACACACCGGCTCGAGGATGATGTCGGCGCGGTCCGTCACCTCGGGCGCCAGCCCCCACCCTGTTCCCAGCACAATGAGGTGCGGGTCCGGGCTGGTATCCAGCTGGGCGCGTAGCGCCGGAAAGCTGATCCGGTCTGGTCCCCCGCGCGCCGAGGTCACGACCAGGCGCGGCCGCGCCCCGCTCTCGCGTTCCACGGCCACGATGACGCCGTCGAGATCGCGTTCCAGCCTGACGAGGCTCAGGGCGTCCTTACGTGTCACGTTGTACGTACTGCCGTGGCCCGTCTGCCAATGCTCGATGATCTTCGCCGCGAGCACATGCAATGCCTTGACCGGTGTGGCGACGTAGAAGGCCCGCACCCCGTAGGTGCGTGCGGAGCGGGAGATGTCGTGGATGTCCATGTTGGTCAAGGCCGTTGTCACCAGCATCCCATTCTTGTCGAGCACCGGATGGTGCAGCAGGGTGAGGTAAACGTCAGCCATGCGAAGATCGCCGTAAGGTTGCCAGAAAGGCGCGCTCCTCGTCGTTCAGCGGGGCCAGTGCCAGCAAGTCCGGTCGCCGCTCGTACGTCCGTCGCAGGGCCTCCTGCCTCCGCCAGCGCGCGATGGCTTGATGATCGCCCGAGCGCAGCACTTCTGGGACGCACAGCCCCCGGAATTCTGGCGGCCGGGTGTACTGCGGGTACTCCAACAGGCCGTGACTGAACGACTCGTCGGCGGTGGAGGTCGCGCAGCCCAGCACCCCGGGCACCAAGCGGCTGACGGCGTCGATTACAACGAGCGCCGCCACTTCGCCCCCGGAGAGAATATAGTCGCCGATGGACAGTTCCTC
This DNA window, taken from Candidatus Binatia bacterium, encodes the following:
- the rplS gene encoding 50S ribosomal protein L19; translation: MNPIDKIESEQLKAGVPQFKPGDTVRVHVKVIEGEKERIQVFEGVVLRKSRGANRASFTVRKTSYGIGVERTFPLHSPRLEKIDVVTRGVVRRAKLYYLRKLSGKAARIEEEVTR
- a CDS encoding RNA methyltransferase — encoded protein: MADVYLTLLHHPVLDKNGMLVTTALTNMDIHDISRSARTYGVRAFYVATPVKALHVLAAKIIEHWQTGHGSTYNVTRKDALSLVRLERDLDGVIVAVERESGARPRLVVTSARGGPDRISFPALRAQLDTSPDPHLIVLGTGWGLAPEVTDRADIILEPVCGPTDYNHLSVRAAAAVILDRLRGTGYERPSSAKIQSCEGAP